One Euphorbia lathyris chromosome 1, ddEupLath1.1, whole genome shotgun sequence DNA segment encodes these proteins:
- the LOC136200635 gene encoding small RNA 2'-O-methyltransferase has product MGTRGPVVTATARKTTLTPKAIIHQRFGTKACYKVEEVQDSNKNGCPGLAIPQKGPSLYRCSLQLPEVFVVSDAFKRKKDAEQCAAEMALKRLGIDPAADNPMELEPWDALTHRMTYLFSDEFIQSLHPLSGHLQAASQRNGDLCRSVPASVVAVCDAKLNNLCKILEPKVGSNPILALSIVMKAAARLPGSVVIAKGPLSIQKQHPYPPETMESLGVLKSGSDIIRVEAVCIPSSLDKIVQPVSLNMLSDGYYLDTIAQTLGVTNADRIVLSRTIGKASSETRLYFAAPESYVLDLSVNVGNPESQSKASLNIRASYFCNQAVYGDAIMASIGYTWRSKDLFHEDLSVQSYYRILTSKLPSGNYKLSREAILLAELPTMLTTKSNWRGSFPREILCSFCRQHQLSEPVFTTITVPLKESCISRSRSEVNVAEKVKQNGKHTNGTDDRQSVDFGSMYQCEVKIFSKCEDLLIKCWPTETYKKANDSIHNASLKILSWLNQYFKDLGMTMESLKCLAGVLDIWFDSENFSKEFSLCPSVHYLQNRAEVGCENVPHASTGQEVCSLNIGGSDSGVYPSTGSLSCMSYSVSLVTEEHVKELLESNDEFEFEMGTGAVISPVEAVLTQMSVGQFATFSMDLPSYELILAAANDFGRIISMLSSSQACCLEYFVNLLRVTEPPEERMEQALFSPPLSKQRVEYAVQHIKKSCATTLVDFGCGSGSLLDSLLDYPTSLRKIAGVDISQKSLGRAAKILHSKLSSETGIKSAILYDGSITQFDSRLCGFDIGTCLEVIEHMEEDQACLFGDVALSYFRPKILIVSTPNYEYNVILQGSNLANQDEDVDEKMETQSCKFRNHDHKFEWTREEFNNWACELAKRHNYNVEFSGVGGSGDVEPGFASQIAVFTREILVEENDLSKDENSPDNCRVVWEWTM; this is encoded by the exons ATGGGAACTAGAGGTCCAGTAGTGACAGCAACAGCAAGAAagacaactcttactccgaaaGCTATTATACACCAAAGGTTTGGTACGAAAGCATGCTATAAAGTAGAGGAAGTGCaggattcaaataaaaatggATGCCCAGGGTTAGCAATCCCACAGAAGGGGCCCTCTCTTTATCGCTGCAGCTTACAACTTCCTGAAGTTTTTGTTGTGTCCGATGCCTTTAAAAGAAAGAAGGATGCCGAGCAATGTGCTGCCGAGATGGCTCTTAAAAGG CTAGGAATTGATCCAGCAGCTGATAATCCAATGGAGCTTGAACCATGGGATGCTTTAACTCATCGTATGACATATCTATTCTCAGATGAG TTCATCCAATCTCTTCATCCATTGAGTGGTCACCTTCAAGCAGCTTCACAAAGAAATGGTGATCTCTGTCGTTCTGTGCCAGCTTCTGTTGTTGCTGTATGTGATGCCAAATTAAATAACCTATGTAAAATACTTGAACCAAAGGTGGGATCAAATCCTATATTGGCTTTATCAATTGTCATGAAGGCAGCTGCAAGATTGCCCGGATCTGTTGTTATCGCCAAGGGACCACTTTCCATACAGAAACAACATCCATATCCTCCCGAGACAATGGAGTCACTAGGCGTCCTAAAATCTGGTTCGGACATCATAAGGGTTGAAGCTGTCTGTATTCCGTCTTCTTTGGATAAGATTGTTCAACCAGTGAGTCTTAATATGTTGTCAGATGGATATTACTTGGACACTATAGCACAAACACTTGGTGTAACAAATGCCGATCGGATTGTGCTCTCGAG GACTATCGGTAAGGCTTCTTCAGAGACAAGGTTGTACTTTGCTGCTCCTGAATCATATGTGTTAGATCTGTCTGTAAATGTTGGAAATCCAGAATCTCAGTCTAAAGCATCTTTAAACATAAGGGCAAGTTACTTCTGCAATCAAGCTGTATATGGTGATGCAATTATGGCATCAATTGGCTACACATGGAGGTCTAAAGATCTTTTCCATGAAGATTTATCCGTACAATCATATTACAG GATACTGACAAGCAAGCTGCCAAGTGGAAATTACAAGTTATCAAGAGAAGCTATACTTTTAGCGGAATTGCCCACAATGTTAACTACAAAGTCAAATTGGAGAGGTTCCTTCCCAAGGGAAATCCTGTGCTCATTCTGTCGGCAGCATCAGTTATCTGAACCTGTTTTTACCACTATAACTGTACCCTTAAAAGAATCGTGTATATCAAGATCAAGAAGCGAGGTGAATGTTGCTGAGAAAGTCAAACAAAATGGAAAACATACAAATGGAACTGATGATAGACAGTCAGTGGACTTTGGAAGCATGTACCAGTGTGAagtaaaaatattttccaaGTGTGAGGATCTACTTATAAAGTGTTGGCCTACAGAGACTTACAAAAAGGCAAATGATTCTATCCACAATGCTTCTCTGAAAATTCTCTCATGGTTGAATCAATATTTTAAGGACCTAGGCATGACTATGGAAAGCCTAAAGTGTTTGGCTGGTGTTCTTGACATATGGTTTGATTCTGAAAATTTCTCTAAAGAATTTTCACTGTGTCCCTCTGTTCATTATCTTCAAAATAGAGCGGAAGTAGGATGCGAGAATGTGCCACATGCCTCTACAGGGCAAGAAGTTTGCTCTTTGAACATAGGGGGTTCAGATTCTGGTGTCTATCCATCGACTGGATCTTTATCATGCATGAGCTATTCTGTATCTTTGGTAACAGAAGAACACGTGAAAGAGCTTCTTGAGAGCAATGATGAATTTGAGTTTGAGATGGGGACGGGGGCCGTGATTTCTCCTGTTGAAGCAGTTCTGACACAGATGTCAGTTGGTCAGTTTGCTACTTTCAGTATGGACTTGCCTTCATATGAGCTTATTTTAGCTGCAGCTAATGATTTTGGGAGGATTATTTCAATGTTGTCATCATCAC AAGCTTGCTGTTTGGAATATTTTGTGAACTTGTTGCGTGTAACAGAACCCCCAGAAGAAAGAATGGAGCAGGCTCTGTTTAGTCCTCCACTTTCAAAGCAACGGGTGGAATATGCTGTGCAACACATCAAAAAATCTTGTGCTACTACTTTG GTTGACTTTGGTTGTGGCTCTGGAAGTTTATTAGACTCTTTGTTAGATTATCCAACTTCTTTGAGAAAAATTGCTGGCGTTGATATATCACAGAAGAGTCTTGGCCGTGCTGCAAAG ATACTTCATTCAAAACTAAGTTCAGAAACAGGCATAAAATCTGCTATTCTTTATGATGGTTCGATCACGCAGTTTGACTCTCGGTTATGCGGATTTGATATTGGCACTTGCTTAGAG GTGATTGAGCATATGGAGGAGGACCAGGCTTGTCTGTTTGGTGATGTTGCATTAAGTTATTTTCGCCCGAAGATTCTTATTGTTTCCACCCCAAATTATGAATATAATGTGATTCTCCAAGGATCTAATCTGGCAAACCAGGATGAAGATGTAGATGAGAAAATGGAAACACAATCTTGTAAATTTCGCAACCATGACCATAAATTTGAGTGGACAAGAGAAGAGTTCAATAACTGGGCATGTGAGTTAGCAAAAAGACATAATTATAATGTTGAGTTCAGTGGCGTTGGAGGTTCAGGTGATGTGGAACCAGGGTTTGCATCTCAGATTGCTGTCTTTACAAGGGAGATCCTAGTTGAAGAAAATGATCTTTCAAAGGATGAAAATTCACCAGACAATTGCAGAGTGGTGTGGGAATGGACAATGTAG